A DNA window from Micromonospora inyonensis contains the following coding sequences:
- a CDS encoding glutamate--cysteine ligase — protein sequence MGEDVGVRNFTREDRARYREKVRRCLDVFAEMLRESRFESERPTTGLEIELNLVDDRSMPAMRNADVLAAIADPSFQTELGQFNVEINVPPRRLAGNGTAEFEETVRASLNAAEEKARTVGAHMVMIGILPTLRPEHLTGEALSANPRYRLLNEQIFAARGEDLPIAISGVERLATTADTITPEAACTSTQFHLQVSPARFADYWNAAQAVAGVQVALGANAPLLFGRELWRETRIPLFEQATDTRAEEIKAQGVRPRVWFGERWITSVFDLFEENVRYYPALLPICDPEDPAEALAAGEVPKLAELRLHNGTIYRWNRPVYDVFRGRPHLRVENRVLPAGPTVLDTVANGAFYFGLVRALAESDRPLWSQMSFSAAEENFQSCARHGIDAQVFWPGLGYLPVTELVLRRLLPLAHHGLDLWGLEPTERDRLLGVIEGRCLTGRNGATWQVATLHRFEAEDHVDRPEALRRMLGHYVDLMHSNRPVHEWPLP from the coding sequence ATGGGTGAGGACGTCGGGGTACGGAACTTCACGCGGGAGGACCGGGCCCGGTACCGGGAGAAGGTCCGTCGCTGTCTCGACGTCTTCGCCGAGATGCTCCGGGAGTCCCGGTTCGAGTCAGAGCGCCCGACGACCGGGCTGGAGATCGAGCTGAACCTGGTGGACGACCGGTCGATGCCGGCGATGCGCAACGCCGACGTGCTCGCCGCCATCGCCGACCCGAGCTTCCAGACCGAACTGGGCCAGTTCAACGTGGAGATCAACGTCCCGCCCCGACGGCTCGCCGGCAACGGCACCGCCGAGTTCGAGGAGACCGTCCGTGCCAGCCTGAACGCGGCGGAGGAGAAGGCCCGGACGGTCGGCGCGCACATGGTGATGATCGGGATCCTCCCGACGCTGCGGCCGGAGCACCTCACCGGCGAGGCCCTCTCGGCGAACCCCCGCTACCGGCTGCTCAACGAGCAGATCTTCGCCGCCCGGGGCGAGGACCTGCCGATCGCGATCAGCGGCGTGGAGCGGCTGGCGACCACCGCCGACACCATCACCCCGGAGGCCGCCTGCACCAGCACCCAGTTCCACCTCCAGGTCAGCCCGGCCCGGTTCGCCGACTACTGGAACGCCGCCCAGGCCGTCGCCGGGGTGCAGGTGGCCCTCGGGGCCAACGCGCCGCTGCTGTTCGGCCGGGAACTGTGGCGGGAGACCCGGATCCCGCTGTTCGAGCAGGCCACCGACACCCGGGCCGAGGAGATCAAGGCCCAGGGCGTACGCCCCCGCGTGTGGTTCGGGGAACGCTGGATCACCAGCGTCTTCGACCTGTTCGAGGAGAACGTGCGCTACTACCCCGCGCTGCTGCCGATCTGCGACCCGGAGGACCCGGCCGAGGCGCTCGCCGCCGGGGAGGTGCCCAAGCTGGCCGAGCTGCGGCTGCACAACGGCACCATCTACCGCTGGAACCGACCGGTCTACGACGTGTTCCGGGGCCGGCCCCACCTGCGGGTGGAGAACCGCGTCCTACCTGCCGGGCCGACCGTGCTGGACACCGTCGCCAACGGCGCGTTCTACTTCGGACTGGTCCGGGCGCTCGCCGAGTCGGACCGGCCGCTGTGGTCGCAGATGTCGTTCAGCGCGGCCGAGGAGAACTTCCAGAGCTGTGCCCGGCACGGCATCGACGCGCAGGTGTTCTGGCCGGGGCTGGGCTACCTTCCGGTCACCGAGCTGGTGCTGCGCCGGTTACTGCCCCTGGCCCACCACGGTCTGGACCTGTGGGGGCTGGAGCCGACGGAGCGGGACCGGCTGCTCGGCGTCATCGAGGGCCGCTGCCTGACCGGACGCAACGGCGCCACCTGGCAGGTGGCCACCCTGCACCGGTTCGAGGCCGAGGACCACGTGGACCGGCCGGAGGCGCTGCGCCGGATGCTCGGCCACTACGTCGACCTGATGCACAGCAACCGGCCCGTCCACGAGTGGCCACTGCCCTGA
- a CDS encoding SigB/SigF/SigG family RNA polymerase sigma factor, which yields MFGQPTTTTPSPTDRGLEDLDAAALAYAARIEGLPPERRQEARDDLVRFALPFAGRLARRYRGRGEPLEDLEQVARLGLVNAVDRYDPERGSFTAYAAITIVGEIKRHFRDRTWGVHVPRRLRDLILEVGQATSALTSELSRAPTVAELAERLETPQEEILAALESAAGYSPASLNAPVGGESSAEFGDLVGESDNALESVDDRVTVSGLLHRLPWRERRILAMRFYGNQTQAEIAARFGISQMHVSRLLSRALTWLRQAMLADAPPPWQNGAEAESGRTRIAVRHAGDRVVVEVGGEVDRDGADQLRRAVLGALTGQPREVVVELDRAGGVDAGGVAALMAGRDAAERSGVPLRLTGAQPAVRRSLTAAGLAPTVPRR from the coding sequence ATGTTCGGACAGCCCACCACAACCACCCCGTCACCGACCGATCGGGGACTGGAGGACCTCGACGCGGCGGCGCTGGCCTACGCGGCACGTATCGAGGGGCTCCCGCCCGAACGGCGGCAGGAGGCCCGGGACGACCTGGTCCGGTTCGCCCTGCCGTTCGCCGGCCGGCTGGCCCGGCGGTACCGGGGACGGGGGGAGCCGCTGGAGGACCTGGAGCAGGTCGCCCGGCTGGGGCTGGTGAACGCCGTCGACCGGTACGACCCGGAGCGCGGTTCGTTCACCGCGTACGCGGCGATCACCATCGTGGGAGAGATCAAGCGGCACTTCCGGGACCGGACCTGGGGGGTGCACGTGCCCCGACGGCTGCGCGACCTGATCCTCGAGGTCGGTCAGGCCACCTCCGCGCTGACCAGCGAACTGTCCCGCGCGCCGACGGTGGCGGAGCTGGCCGAGCGGCTGGAGACGCCGCAGGAGGAGATCCTCGCCGCCCTCGAGTCGGCGGCCGGGTACAGCCCCGCCTCGCTCAACGCGCCGGTCGGCGGTGAGAGCTCGGCCGAGTTCGGCGACCTGGTGGGGGAGTCGGACAACGCGCTGGAGTCGGTCGACGACCGGGTCACGGTCAGCGGCCTGCTGCACCGGCTGCCCTGGCGGGAGCGGCGGATCCTGGCCATGCGCTTCTACGGCAACCAGACCCAGGCCGAGATCGCGGCGCGGTTCGGCATCTCCCAGATGCACGTCTCCCGCCTGCTGTCCCGGGCGCTGACCTGGCTGCGTCAGGCGATGCTCGCCGACGCCCCACCGCCGTGGCAGAACGGCGCGGAGGCGGAGAGCGGGCGGACCCGCATCGCGGTGCGGCACGCCGGTGACCGGGTGGTGGTGGAGGTCGGCGGCGAGGTGGACCGGGACGGCGCGGACCAGTTGCGTCGAGCCGTACTGGGAGCGTTGACCGGCCAGCCCCGTGAGGTGGTGGTGGAGCTGGACCGTGCGGGGGGCGTCGACGCCGGCGGGGTCGCCGCGTTGATGGCCGGCCGGGACGCCGCCGAGCGCAGCGGGGTGCCGCTGCGGCTGACCGGGGCGCAGCCGGCCGTGCGGCGCTCGCTCACCGCCGCCGGTCTCGCGCCCACCGTCCCGCGCCGCTGA
- a CDS encoding Vms1/Ankzf1 family peptidyl-tRNA hydrolase, with the protein MELSFLRPLYERPGPWCSVYLDASRDTQDARPALDLRWRALAGRLTEQGADPETVAALDRMVRGHAPLPGDYGLALFANRGRVALTEYLSAPPLRDLAAYGPLPHTMPLVAQRGEEVAWVRVLADRTGADVVAVDAGGVPRRAHVRGRESHQLRRVQPGGWSQSRYQRAATEAWHHNAGDAAAATVALAERVGAEVVVLAGDVRATGVIAAQLPSRWQDRLVRTDAGKRAGGADLAAMEDVTVQAVAEVADRRIQETLDRFGVQEDVGAGLDAVVGALQRNQVDTMLIVDDPSSTDELWIGPEPTEIATDPGQLTAMAVDHPQRVRADAALVRALVGTDARVTVLGPDEAPELTDGVGAVLRYADAGTPGRGGG; encoded by the coding sequence ATGGAGCTGTCCTTCCTGCGCCCGCTCTACGAACGTCCCGGGCCGTGGTGTTCGGTCTACCTGGACGCCTCCCGGGACACCCAGGACGCACGCCCCGCTCTGGACCTGCGGTGGCGGGCCCTGGCGGGTCGCCTCACCGAACAGGGGGCGGACCCGGAGACCGTCGCGGCACTGGACCGGATGGTCCGGGGGCACGCCCCGCTGCCCGGGGACTACGGACTCGCCCTCTTCGCCAACCGGGGCCGGGTCGCGCTCACCGAGTACCTCTCCGCGCCCCCGCTCCGGGACCTGGCCGCGTACGGCCCGCTGCCCCACACCATGCCGCTGGTCGCCCAGCGGGGCGAGGAGGTCGCCTGGGTGCGGGTGCTGGCCGACCGGACCGGTGCCGACGTCGTGGCGGTCGACGCCGGTGGGGTGCCACGGCGCGCCCACGTGCGGGGTCGGGAAAGTCACCAACTCCGACGGGTGCAGCCGGGCGGCTGGTCCCAGTCCCGCTACCAGCGCGCGGCGACCGAGGCCTGGCACCACAACGCGGGCGACGCGGCGGCGGCCACGGTCGCGCTGGCCGAACGGGTCGGCGCGGAGGTGGTGGTCCTCGCCGGGGACGTCCGGGCCACCGGGGTGATCGCCGCCCAGCTGCCGTCACGGTGGCAGGACCGGCTGGTCCGCACCGACGCCGGCAAGCGGGCCGGTGGCGCGGATCTCGCGGCCATGGAGGACGTCACGGTGCAGGCCGTCGCCGAGGTGGCCGACCGGCGCATCCAGGAGACGCTGGACCGGTTCGGCGTCCAGGAGGACGTCGGCGCGGGCCTGGACGCGGTGGTCGGCGCGCTGCAACGCAACCAGGTCGACACGATGCTGATCGTCGACGACCCGTCCTCCACCGACGAACTCTGGATCGGCCCGGAACCGACCGAGATCGCCACCGACCCGGGTCAGCTCACCGCCATGGCCGTCGACCATCCCCAGCGGGTACGCGCCGACGCGGCACTGGTACGGGCCCTGGTCGGCACCGACGCCCGGGTGACGGTGCTGGGGCCGGACGAGGCGCCGGAGCTGACCGACGGCGTCGGCGCGGTGCTGCGCTACGCCGACGCCGGCACGCCGGGGCGCGGTGGGGGCTGA
- a CDS encoding CDGSH iron-sulfur domain-containing protein: protein MSQDEQPTTAGTTITAYPDGPLLVRGDFVLLTPEGHPIETRRGTVALCRCGRSASKPFCDGTHKVVGFRTG, encoded by the coding sequence ATGTCGCAGGACGAGCAGCCCACCACGGCGGGCACCACCATCACCGCCTACCCGGACGGACCGTTGCTGGTGCGGGGTGATTTCGTCCTGCTCACCCCGGAGGGACACCCCATCGAGACGCGACGGGGGACGGTGGCGCTGTGCCGGTGCGGACGGTCGGCGTCGAAGCCGTTCTGCGACGGCACCCACAAGGTGGTCGGCTTCCGCACCGGATGA
- the ctaD gene encoding cytochrome c oxidase subunit I: protein MTTSTTTGPGRDRGPAILAPARFGGYPGPVRPTVPGGKLTRFLATTDHKQIGLLYLLTSFGFFLVAGVQAMLIRGELARPGMQFLAPEQYNQLFTSHGTIMLLLFATPAAFGFGNYLVPIQIGAPDVSFPRLNALAYWLYLLGGLMVLGGFFNPGGSADFGWTAYTPLSRVEHSPGVGANLWVIGLVISGLGTILGAVNLVTTVLTLRAPGMTMFRMPIFTWNMLLTSVLVIMVFPLLAAALLALAADRLLDAHVFDPDTGGPLLWQHVFWFFGHPEVYIIALPFFGIITEIIPVFARKPIFGYKGLVGATIAITVLSMTVWAHHMFGTGQVLLAFFSILSYLIAVPTGVKFFNWIGTMWKGQLTFETPMLFAVGFLVTFLLGGLTGVLVASPPADFHLTDTYFVVAHFHYVLFGTVVFALFGGFYFWWPKMTGRLMDERLGKAHFWTMFVGFHGTFLVQHWLGAEGMPRRYADYLPTDGFTVLNTVSTIFSFVLGASTLFFVWNAWKSWRYGAMVTVDDPWGFGNSLEWATTCPPPLRNFDRMPRIRSERPAFDAKYGPLVADLGRDLPQRSTRPPQTFGEEMHHERHVPESPSAAGAHGAREAAAYHPAPQSGARPVDVPDPDEVLRPSFEETGEPENPFGSERGPDNNDRWQHPHGPGDHPPER from the coding sequence ATGACGACATCGACCACCACGGGGCCGGGTCGGGACCGGGGACCGGCGATCCTCGCGCCGGCCCGGTTCGGCGGTTATCCCGGGCCCGTCCGACCGACGGTGCCGGGCGGGAAGCTGACCCGGTTCCTCGCCACCACCGACCACAAGCAGATCGGGCTGCTGTACCTGCTCACCTCGTTCGGCTTCTTCCTGGTCGCCGGGGTCCAGGCCATGCTGATCCGGGGCGAACTGGCCCGGCCGGGAATGCAGTTCCTCGCCCCCGAGCAGTACAACCAGCTCTTCACCTCGCACGGCACGATCATGCTGCTGCTCTTCGCCACCCCGGCCGCGTTCGGGTTCGGCAACTACCTGGTGCCGATCCAGATCGGCGCGCCGGACGTGTCGTTCCCCCGGCTGAACGCGCTGGCCTACTGGCTCTACCTGCTGGGCGGGCTGATGGTCCTCGGCGGCTTCTTCAACCCCGGCGGATCGGCCGACTTCGGCTGGACGGCGTACACGCCGTTGAGCCGGGTCGAGCACTCCCCCGGGGTCGGCGCGAACCTGTGGGTGATCGGCCTGGTGATCTCCGGCCTGGGCACCATCCTCGGCGCGGTCAACCTGGTCACCACCGTGCTCACCCTGCGCGCCCCGGGCATGACCATGTTCCGGATGCCGATCTTCACATGGAACATGCTGCTCACCAGCGTCCTGGTGATCATGGTCTTCCCGCTGCTGGCCGCCGCGCTGCTCGCGCTCGCCGCGGACCGGTTGCTCGACGCGCACGTGTTCGACCCGGACACCGGTGGCCCGCTGCTCTGGCAGCACGTGTTCTGGTTCTTCGGCCACCCCGAGGTGTACATCATCGCGCTGCCGTTCTTCGGCATCATCACCGAGATCATCCCGGTCTTCGCCCGCAAGCCGATCTTCGGCTACAAGGGACTGGTCGGCGCGACCATCGCGATCACCGTCCTGTCGATGACCGTCTGGGCGCACCACATGTTCGGCACGGGTCAGGTGCTGCTGGCGTTCTTCAGCATCCTGAGCTACCTGATCGCGGTGCCCACGGGAGTGAAGTTCTTCAACTGGATCGGCACCATGTGGAAGGGTCAGCTCACCTTCGAGACGCCGATGCTGTTCGCGGTCGGGTTCCTGGTGACGTTCCTGCTCGGCGGGCTGACCGGGGTGCTGGTGGCCTCCCCGCCGGCCGACTTCCACCTCACCGACACCTACTTCGTGGTGGCCCACTTCCACTACGTGCTGTTCGGCACGGTGGTCTTCGCGCTCTTCGGTGGCTTCTACTTCTGGTGGCCGAAGATGACCGGGCGCCTGATGGACGAGCGACTGGGCAAGGCGCACTTCTGGACGATGTTCGTCGGCTTCCACGGCACGTTCCTGGTGCAGCACTGGCTCGGCGCCGAGGGCATGCCCCGCCGGTACGCCGACTACCTGCCCACCGACGGCTTCACCGTCCTGAACACGGTGTCGACGATCTTCTCCTTCGTCCTCGGCGCCTCCACCCTGTTCTTCGTCTGGAACGCCTGGAAGTCCTGGCGGTACGGGGCGATGGTGACCGTCGACGACCCGTGGGGCTTCGGCAACTCGCTGGAGTGGGCCACCACCTGCCCGCCCCCGCTGCGCAACTTCGACCGGATGCCCCGGATCCGCTCCGAACGTCCCGCCTTCGACGCCAAGTACGGCCCGCTCGTGGCCGACCTCGGCCGTGACCTGCCGCAGCGCTCCACCCGCCCACCCCAGACGTTCGGCGAGGAGATGCACCACGAACGGCACGTGCCGGAGTCGCCGAGCGCCGCGGGTGCGCACGGGGCGCGGGAGGCGGCTGCCTACCACCCGGCACCGCAGTCCGGTGCCCGGCCGGTGGACGTGCCGGACCCGGACGAGGTGCTCCGCCCGAGCTTCGAGGAGACCGGTGAGCCGGAGAACCCGTTCGGCTCGGAACGGGGACCGGACAACAACGACCGCTGGCAGCACCCGCACGGACCGGGCGACCACCCACCGGAGCGCTGA
- a CDS encoding GNAT family N-acetyltransferase gives MSGSGWLGVRLRPVVEADLAMFRRFLTEPGLIGPDWAGFRDAGEPARRFAADGYLGADDGRLTVEVDRGRPGREPDDASDDQPADAGGTGDGGRVAAGFVSFLAGSYGGSARHWEIGIALLPEWRGRGVGWRAQAMLCDYLFSHTPVQRVQAGTQPENVAEQAALTRAGFQFEGVVRACEFRAGQWRDGYLYSRLRDDPSPW, from the coding sequence GTGAGCGGCTCCGGTTGGCTCGGCGTCCGGCTCCGCCCGGTCGTCGAGGCCGATCTGGCCATGTTCCGCCGGTTCCTCACCGAGCCGGGGCTCATCGGCCCGGACTGGGCCGGGTTCCGGGACGCCGGAGAGCCGGCCCGGCGGTTCGCCGCCGACGGCTACCTCGGCGCGGACGACGGCCGGCTGACGGTCGAGGTCGACCGTGGACGGCCGGGCAGGGAACCCGACGACGCGTCGGACGACCAGCCGGCGGACGCCGGCGGGACCGGCGACGGGGGACGGGTGGCGGCCGGTTTCGTCAGTTTCCTGGCCGGCTCCTACGGAGGGTCCGCCCGGCACTGGGAGATCGGCATCGCCCTGCTGCCCGAGTGGCGGGGGCGTGGCGTCGGCTGGCGGGCGCAGGCGATGCTCTGCGACTACCTGTTCAGCCACACTCCGGTCCAGCGTGTCCAGGCCGGCACCCAGCCGGAGAACGTCGCCGAGCAGGCGGCTCTGACCAGGGCGGGTTTCCAGTTCGAGGGCGTCGTCCGGGCCTGCGAGTTCCGGGCCGGCCAGTGGCGCGACGGATATCTCTACAGCCGGCTCCGCGACGACCCGTCCCCCTGGTGA
- a CDS encoding iron-containing redox enzyme family protein yields MSDPAARAHGPAPLPRPRGPVSAALVAALREPPHDLRTHLDCDPVEPLTDEDLQLTLFLCYELHYRGWTGVDEAWEWQPSLLALRARVERRFEAALRQLVGPLPAVRPADLPAALAALARADDGPSLAAALHRRATLAQFREFVTHRSIYHLKEADPHSWAIPRLGGAVKAALVEIQMDEYGGGRPDRMHAELFRRTLGRLGLDTGYAAHLDAVPAVTLATSNVISLFGLHRRLRGALVGHLAAFEMTSSLPNRRYGNGLRRLGFDEVATDFYDEHVEADAVHEQIAAYDLCGGLVRAEPALTADVLFGAAACLAVDRIFATHLLTSWAAGRSSLRATSVGSLPVAA; encoded by the coding sequence ATGTCAGATCCGGCCGCGCGCGCACACGGGCCCGCGCCGCTGCCCCGACCGCGCGGCCCGGTCTCGGCCGCCCTCGTCGCCGCGTTGCGGGAGCCGCCGCACGACCTTCGGACGCACCTCGACTGCGATCCGGTGGAGCCGCTCACCGACGAGGACCTGCAACTGACCCTCTTCCTCTGCTACGAGCTGCACTACCGGGGCTGGACCGGGGTGGACGAGGCGTGGGAGTGGCAGCCGTCGCTGCTGGCCCTGCGGGCCCGCGTCGAGCGACGGTTCGAGGCGGCGCTGCGCCAGCTGGTCGGCCCGCTGCCGGCGGTGCGACCGGCCGACCTGCCGGCGGCACTGGCCGCGCTGGCCCGGGCCGACGACGGCCCGTCGCTGGCCGCCGCCCTGCACCGGCGGGCCACCCTGGCGCAGTTCCGGGAGTTCGTCACGCACCGCTCGATCTACCACCTCAAGGAGGCCGACCCGCACTCCTGGGCCATCCCCCGGCTGGGTGGCGCGGTCAAGGCCGCCCTGGTGGAGATCCAGATGGACGAGTACGGCGGCGGCCGGCCGGACCGCATGCACGCCGAACTGTTCCGCCGCACCCTCGGCCGGCTCGGGCTGGACACCGGGTACGCCGCGCACCTCGACGCGGTGCCCGCGGTGACCCTGGCGACCAGCAACGTGATCTCCCTGTTCGGCCTGCACCGTCGGCTGCGGGGGGCGCTGGTGGGGCACCTCGCCGCCTTCGAGATGACCTCGTCGCTGCCGAACCGCCGGTACGGCAACGGGCTGCGCCGGCTCGGCTTCGACGAGGTGGCCACCGACTTCTACGACGAACACGTCGAGGCGGACGCCGTGCACGAGCAGATCGCCGCGTACGACCTCTGCGGCGGCCTGGTCCGGGCCGAGCCGGCGCTCACCGCCGACGTGCTCTTCGGCGCGGCGGCCTGCCTGGCCGTGGACCGGATCTTCGCCACCCACCTGTTGACGAGCTGGGCGGCCGGACGCAGTTCGCTGCGCGCGACGTCGGTCGGGTCGCTGCCCGTGGCGGCCTGA
- a CDS encoding DUF3817 domain-containing protein, with product MRDKVTRWFVVVAIAEACSWLGLLVGMAVKYGPPGNEIGVQIFGPVHGALFMAYGLLALLVARQQRWGWGITLVALACAVPPFATLAFERWAHRRGRLAPAVAPTRTPTPVG from the coding sequence GTGCGCGACAAGGTGACCCGGTGGTTCGTGGTGGTGGCCATCGCCGAGGCGTGCTCCTGGCTGGGCCTGCTGGTCGGGATGGCGGTCAAGTACGGGCCACCCGGCAACGAGATCGGCGTGCAGATCTTCGGGCCAGTCCACGGCGCGCTCTTCATGGCGTACGGCCTGCTGGCGCTGCTGGTCGCCCGCCAGCAGCGGTGGGGTTGGGGGATCACGCTGGTGGCCCTGGCCTGCGCGGTTCCGCCGTTCGCGACGCTGGCCTTCGAGCGGTGGGCCCACCGCCGGGGCAGGCTCGCGCCGGCCGTCGCGCCGACCCGTACCCCGACCCCGGTGGGCTGA